The Burkholderia cepacia genome includes a region encoding these proteins:
- a CDS encoding DMT family transporter, whose amino-acid sequence MVSFKRALAAHGATSLFVLLWSSGAIFAELGLRHASAFVFLTARFALASLVLLALSAARGRWLPASGERRIAVVTGVLMMGGYSIFYLLALERGIAPGVLATILGVQPILTLALVERRWQPVRIAGLALSLAGLALVVCRGVGDGGLSLAGIACALTALVALTAGSLLQKRVRAAPADVLPLQNAIGLALCVAIVPLRPIAFDATWAFVVPLAWLGIVISVIAQLLFYRLMQRGDLVNVTSLFYLVPVVTTLMDAVWLGNRPEPLALAGMGAIIAGLVLVFRSPARRA is encoded by the coding sequence ATGGTTTCGTTCAAACGCGCGCTCGCCGCGCACGGCGCGACGTCGCTCTTCGTGCTGCTGTGGAGCAGCGGCGCGATCTTCGCTGAACTCGGTCTGCGTCACGCATCCGCGTTCGTCTTTCTCACCGCTCGTTTCGCCCTTGCATCGCTCGTGCTGCTCGCGTTGTCCGCCGCGCGCGGACGCTGGCTGCCCGCATCGGGCGAGCGGCGCATCGCGGTCGTCACCGGGGTGCTGATGATGGGCGGCTATTCGATCTTCTACCTGCTCGCGCTCGAACGCGGGATCGCGCCGGGCGTACTCGCCACGATCCTCGGCGTGCAGCCGATCCTCACGCTCGCGCTCGTCGAGCGGCGCTGGCAGCCCGTGCGCATCGCAGGGCTCGCGCTGTCGCTCGCCGGCCTCGCGCTCGTCGTGTGCCGCGGCGTGGGCGACGGCGGCCTGTCGCTCGCGGGCATCGCGTGCGCGCTCACCGCGCTCGTCGCGCTGACCGCCGGCTCGTTGCTGCAAAAGCGCGTACGGGCGGCGCCCGCCGACGTGCTGCCGTTGCAGAACGCGATCGGCCTCGCGCTGTGCGTGGCGATCGTGCCGTTGCGGCCGATCGCATTCGACGCGACCTGGGCGTTCGTCGTGCCGCTCGCGTGGCTCGGCATCGTGATTTCGGTGATCGCGCAACTGCTGTTCTACCGGTTGATGCAGCGCGGCGACCTCGTCAACGTGACGAGCCTGTTCTATCTCGTGCCCGTCGTCACCACGCTGATGGATGCCGTATGGCTCGGCAACCGGCCCGAGCCGCTCGCGCTCGCCGGCATGGGCGCGATCATCGCGGGGCTCGTGCTCGTGTTCCGTTCGCCCGCACGTCGCGCGTGA
- the mgrA gene encoding L-glyceraldehyde 3-phosphate reductase — translation MAYEAASERYAGMQYRTCGKSGLKLPALSLGLWHNFGDSTPISTQRDILRTAFDLGINHFDLANNYGPPYGSAETNFGRLLKEDFRPYRDELLISTKAGWDMWPGPYGSGGGSRKYVLASLDQSLQRMGLDYVDIFYSHRFDAHTPLEETAGALASAVQQGKALYIGISSYSAAKTREMAELLAQYKVPLLIHQPSYNLLNRWVETELLGTLDEIGTGSIAFTPLAQGLLTSKYLNGVPADARVNKPGGGSLKQDHLSADNLEHVRKLNAIAERRGQSLAQMALAWVLRNGRVTSALIGASRAEQVRENVGALKHLEFSAEELAEIDRYATEGGINLWEKPSTDQAI, via the coding sequence ATGGCCTACGAAGCAGCTTCCGAACGTTATGCCGGCATGCAATACCGCACCTGCGGCAAATCCGGGCTCAAACTGCCCGCCCTGTCGCTCGGCCTGTGGCACAACTTCGGCGACTCGACGCCGATCTCGACGCAGCGCGACATCCTGCGTACCGCGTTCGACCTCGGCATCAACCACTTCGATCTCGCGAACAACTACGGGCCGCCGTACGGCAGTGCCGAAACCAACTTCGGCCGGCTGCTGAAGGAGGATTTCCGGCCGTACCGCGACGAGCTGCTGATCTCGACGAAGGCCGGCTGGGACATGTGGCCGGGGCCGTACGGCAGCGGCGGCGGGTCGCGCAAGTACGTGCTCGCGAGCCTCGACCAGAGCCTGCAGCGGATGGGGCTCGACTACGTCGACATCTTCTATTCGCACCGCTTCGACGCGCACACGCCGCTCGAGGAAACGGCGGGCGCGCTCGCGTCGGCCGTGCAGCAGGGCAAGGCGCTCTATATCGGCATTTCGTCGTATTCGGCGGCGAAGACGCGCGAGATGGCCGAGCTGCTCGCGCAGTACAAGGTGCCGCTGCTGATCCATCAGCCGTCATACAACCTGCTGAACCGCTGGGTCGAAACCGAGCTGCTCGGCACGCTCGACGAGATCGGCACGGGCAGCATCGCGTTTACGCCGCTCGCGCAGGGGCTGCTCACGTCGAAGTACCTGAACGGCGTGCCGGCCGACGCGCGCGTGAACAAGCCGGGCGGCGGCTCGCTGAAGCAGGATCACCTGAGTGCGGACAACCTCGAGCACGTGCGCAAGCTCAACGCGATTGCCGAACGGCGCGGGCAGAGCCTCGCGCAGATGGCGCTCGCATGGGTGCTGCGCAACGGCCGCGTGACGTCCGCGCTGATCGGCGCGAGCCGTGCGGAGCAGGTGCGTGAAAACGTTGGTGCGCTGAAGCACCTCGAATTCTCGGCGGAGGAACTCGCGGAGATCGATCGTTACGCGACGGAAGGCGGCATCAATCTGTGGGAAAAGCCGTCCACCGATCAGGCGATCTGA
- a CDS encoding DUF3185 family protein produces MSRVISVALLVGGVVLLYFGGQSFHSINDNVSRFFTGSPATKTILLIAGGAVASFIGLIGLAMPGNKR; encoded by the coding sequence ATGTCCCGGGTCATCTCGGTTGCACTGCTCGTCGGCGGCGTCGTGCTGCTGTATTTCGGCGGCCAGTCGTTCCATTCGATCAACGACAACGTGTCGCGCTTCTTCACCGGTTCGCCCGCGACGAAGACGATCCTGCTGATCGCAGGCGGCGCCGTCGCATCGTTCATCGGCCTGATCGGCCTCGCGATGCCGGGCAACAAGCGCTGA
- a CDS encoding phytanoyl-CoA dioxygenase family protein: MSSLQSESIRAQVAELRERGFVVARGLVSAEQCAALKRVAERQLQEAAQPIEFEADLRYPGAPESKHAPGGHTVRRLLDAYSRDPAFAERAIAPEIGAWMREYFGEEPVLSRAHHNCMMTKHPAYGSLTGWHRDFRYWSFERPDMVSVWLALGPETNENGALWLVPGSHTAEFGPEAFDDAKFFRSDLPANRTMIDAAVCPPLNAGDVVFFHSNTLHSAGQNRSDQVKFSLVYTYHGASNRPLPGTRSASKPEVQF, translated from the coding sequence ATGTCTTCTTTGCAGTCGGAATCGATCCGCGCGCAAGTCGCGGAATTGCGCGAGCGCGGCTTTGTCGTCGCCCGCGGGCTCGTGAGCGCCGAGCAGTGCGCGGCGCTGAAGCGCGTCGCCGAGCGACAGTTGCAGGAAGCCGCGCAGCCGATCGAGTTCGAGGCGGACCTGCGCTACCCGGGCGCGCCCGAGTCCAAGCATGCGCCGGGCGGGCATACGGTGCGGCGGCTGCTGGATGCGTATTCGCGCGATCCGGCGTTCGCCGAGCGCGCGATCGCACCCGAAATCGGCGCGTGGATGCGCGAGTATTTCGGCGAAGAACCCGTGCTGTCGCGCGCGCATCACAACTGCATGATGACGAAGCATCCCGCGTACGGCAGCCTGACCGGCTGGCATCGCGATTTCCGCTACTGGTCGTTCGAGCGCCCGGACATGGTGTCGGTGTGGCTCGCGCTCGGGCCGGAAACGAACGAAAACGGCGCACTGTGGCTCGTGCCGGGGTCGCATACGGCCGAATTCGGGCCCGAAGCGTTCGACGATGCGAAGTTCTTCCGCAGCGACCTGCCGGCGAACCGGACGATGATCGATGCGGCCGTGTGCCCGCCGCTCAATGCCGGCGACGTGGTGTTCTTCCACAGCAACACGCTGCATTCGGCCGGGCAGAACCGCTCCGACCAGGTGAAATTCTCGCTCGTGTACACCTATCACGGCGCGAGCAACCGGCCGCTGCCCGGCACGCGCTCGGCGTCGAAACCGGAAGTGCAGTTCTAG
- a CDS encoding IS110 family transposase produces MDTVSLIGIDLGKHCFHLHAQDGSGRMVLRKKLTRNQMFTLLSNFPSCTVVMEACAGAHWIARRLQTLGHEAKLISPQFVKPFRQGNKNDFADAQAICEAASRPSMRFVSPRNEAQQVVSALHRVREALVRNRTGTINQIHAFLLEFGISLPRGMAVMRRLPAVLEAEALPPRLVAVLERLQAHFKYLDEQIGQVEHELLTQLHEDERSERLLEIPGIGPITASVLMSELGDARQYGSARQFAASIGLVPRQYSTGGKPTLLGISKRGDKGLRRLLVQCARVIMLRIERRTDSLGVWVRSLLARRHSNVVACALANKLARIAWAILAKGTHYRSAPAALPA; encoded by the coding sequence ATGGACACGGTATCGCTGATCGGCATCGATCTCGGCAAGCACTGCTTCCACCTGCATGCGCAGGATGGGTCGGGCAGGATGGTGTTGCGCAAGAAGCTCACGCGCAATCAGATGTTCACGCTGCTGAGCAATTTTCCGAGTTGTACCGTGGTAATGGAAGCCTGCGCCGGTGCTCACTGGATCGCACGCCGACTTCAAACGCTAGGCCATGAGGCCAAGTTAATCTCCCCCCAATTCGTCAAGCCGTTCCGGCAAGGCAACAAGAACGATTTCGCGGATGCTCAGGCGATCTGTGAAGCCGCTTCGCGCCCGAGCATGCGTTTCGTGAGCCCGCGTAACGAAGCGCAGCAGGTCGTGTCGGCGTTGCACCGCGTGCGCGAGGCGCTGGTGCGCAATCGCACCGGTACGATCAACCAGATTCACGCATTTCTGTTGGAGTTCGGTATCAGCCTACCGCGTGGCATGGCAGTGATGCGGCGATTACCGGCCGTACTGGAGGCGGAAGCGTTGCCGCCCAGGCTGGTGGCCGTGCTCGAACGCCTGCAGGCGCATTTCAAGTATCTGGACGAGCAGATCGGCCAGGTCGAACACGAGCTGCTCACGCAACTGCACGAAGACGAACGCAGCGAACGGCTACTGGAGATTCCCGGCATCGGCCCGATTACTGCCAGTGTGTTGATGTCGGAATTGGGCGATGCCCGCCAATACGGCTCAGCGCGTCAGTTCGCGGCGTCGATCGGCTTGGTACCTCGGCAATACAGCACGGGCGGCAAACCCACGTTATTGGGCATCAGTAAGCGCGGCGACAAAGGCTTGCGGAGACTGCTGGTGCAATGTGCGCGGGTCATCATGCTGCGCATCGAGCGCCGAACGGATTCCTTGGGCGTGTGGGTCCGCAGTCTACTGGCACGAAGGCACTCGAACGTGGTGGCTTGCGCTCTGGCCAATAAATTGGCGAGGATCGCCTGGGCCATCCTCGCCAAAGGGACACACTATCGAAGCGCGCCGGCGGCTCTGCCGGCCTGA
- the metK gene encoding methionine adenosyltransferase, whose translation MANDYLFTSESVSEGHPDKVADQISDAILDAILEQDKYSRVAAETLCNTGLVVLAGEITTTANIDYIQIARDTIKRIGYDNTDYGIDYKGCAVLVAYDKQSPDIAQGVDRAHDDNLDQGAGDQGLMFGYACDETPELMPLPIYLSHRLVERQASLRRDGRLQWLRPDAKSQVTVRYVDGKPHSIDTVVLSTQHAPDIELPALREAVIEEIIKPTLPADLIKGDIKFLVNPTGRFVIGGPQGDCGLTGRKIIVDTYGGAAPHGGGAFSGKDPSKVDRSAAYAGRYVAKNIVAAGLASRALIQVSYAIGVAEPTSVMVNTFGTGRVSDAVITKLVREHFDLRPKGIIKMLDLLRPIYEKTAAYGHFGREEPEFSWEATDKALALAEAAGVEPTARVA comes from the coding sequence GTGGCAAACGATTATCTCTTCACGTCCGAATCCGTCTCCGAAGGCCATCCGGACAAGGTCGCGGACCAAATCTCGGACGCGATCCTCGACGCCATCCTCGAGCAAGACAAGTATTCCCGCGTCGCGGCGGAAACGCTGTGCAACACGGGTCTTGTCGTCCTGGCCGGTGAAATCACCACGACGGCCAACATCGACTACATCCAGATCGCGCGCGACACGATCAAGCGCATCGGCTACGACAACACCGACTACGGCATCGACTACAAGGGTTGCGCGGTGCTCGTCGCGTACGACAAGCAGTCGCCGGACATCGCCCAGGGCGTCGATCGTGCACACGACGACAACCTCGATCAGGGCGCGGGCGACCAAGGTCTGATGTTCGGTTACGCGTGCGATGAAACGCCGGAACTGATGCCGCTGCCGATCTACCTGTCGCACCGTCTCGTCGAGCGCCAGGCCAGCCTGCGCCGCGACGGCCGCCTGCAATGGCTGCGCCCGGACGCGAAGTCGCAGGTCACCGTCCGCTACGTTGACGGCAAGCCGCATTCGATCGACACCGTCGTGCTGTCGACGCAGCACGCACCGGACATCGAACTGCCCGCGCTGCGCGAAGCCGTGATCGAGGAAATCATCAAGCCGACGCTGCCGGCCGACCTGATCAAGGGCGACATCAAGTTCCTGGTGAACCCGACCGGCCGGTTCGTGATCGGCGGCCCGCAGGGCGATTGCGGCCTGACCGGCCGCAAGATCATCGTCGACACCTACGGCGGTGCCGCACCGCACGGCGGCGGCGCGTTCTCGGGCAAGGATCCGTCGAAGGTCGACCGTTCGGCGGCGTACGCCGGCCGCTACGTCGCGAAGAACATCGTCGCCGCCGGCCTCGCGTCGCGCGCGCTGATCCAGGTGTCGTACGCGATCGGCGTCGCCGAGCCGACCTCGGTGATGGTCAACACGTTCGGCACGGGCCGCGTGTCGGATGCGGTGATCACGAAGCTCGTGCGCGAGCATTTCGACCTGCGTCCGAAGGGCATCATCAAGATGCTCGACCTGCTGCGCCCGATCTACGAGAAGACGGCTGCTTACGGCCACTTCGGCCGCGAAGAGCCGGAATTCTCGTGGGAAGCGACCGACAAGGCGCTCGCACTGGCCGAAGCGGCCGGCGTCGAGCCGACGGCACGCGTCGCGTAA